From a single Calothrix sp. NIES-2098 genomic region:
- a CDS encoding phage tail protein translates to MPAPQFTVNTYRYDPYKTFKFRVYWVGKTAPVAGISKVGALKRTTEVVTHREGGDPSTQRHSPGQTKYEPIMLERGVTHDKEFEQWANKVWNYGSGLGQEVSLKDFRKDIIIELMNEAGQPAIRYKVFRCWVSEFQALPELDANAANTIAIQQIKLENEGWERDYDISEPTEPSFLEPS, encoded by the coding sequence ATGCCCGCACCTCAATTTACGGTTAATACTTACCGTTACGATCCCTACAAGACCTTCAAATTTCGCGTTTATTGGGTTGGTAAAACAGCTCCAGTCGCAGGAATTAGCAAAGTTGGCGCACTCAAAAGAACTACGGAAGTAGTAACACATCGTGAGGGTGGAGACCCCAGCACGCAACGCCATTCACCAGGACAAACCAAGTACGAACCCATAATGTTGGAGAGGGGAGTTACCCACGACAAAGAATTTGAACAATGGGCTAATAAGGTTTGGAACTACGGTTCTGGTTTGGGTCAAGAAGTTTCTCTCAAAGATTTTCGTAAGGATATCATCATCGAATTGATGAATGAAGCAGGGCAACCTGCCATCCGTTACAAAGTATTTCGTTGCTGGGTGTCAGAATTTCAAGCTCTACCAGAACTAGATGCTAATGCTGCTAACACCATAGCAATTCAGCAGATTAAACTCGAAAATGAGGGTTGGGAACGTGATTACGATATTAGTGAACCAACCGAGCCAAGCTTCCTTGAGCCTAGTTAA
- a CDS encoding tail sheath protein, producing MPVTPTYPGVYIEELPSGVRTITGVATSITAFVGYTPRGTLNKAVRIFNFGDFEREFGGLHPNSEISYSIQQFFLNGGSDAYVVRVAQGASEASTILKYGSNDNENALTVKAANAGKWGEDLFVTVDYGSSPLTLTSTFNLTVTRQVQQGNSPNLVPVETEKFLNLSMNSKSAKYAPDVVNSGSKLVRLEVAPGLFNGASEQGYTLSGDLSTFPTLTDKQIKISGVIDGEDAFTLILDTQSSFPPTNISQLVTAINNAITAANLTSRLEVSNQGNLIKLTSKSTNAEISAVQVTIAPDNDASPALKLGIDNGGQEFQAARIRRPLAVENARLTGGGDGSPPQSANDILGGFDAKTGIYALRNVDLFNLLVIPETTKLSDAAGKAVIQEAIKFCGDRRAFYIIDPPPSKTFTEIGDWAVGASKDKNAAIFFPRILAADPKKDFRLRDFPVSGAIAGIFSRTDSDRGVWKAPAGIEAVVRGAQGLTYTLTDSENGVLNPLGINCLRTFPAYGTIVWGARTRQGADQDASEWKYIPVRRLTLFLEESLYRGTQWVVFEPNDEPLWAQIRLNIGAFMNNLFRQGAFQGKSPKEAYFVKCDSETTTQNDINLGIVNIVIGFAPLKPAEFVILKFQQMAGQIAT from the coding sequence ATGCCTGTTACACCCACCTATCCAGGTGTTTACATAGAAGAGCTTCCCAGTGGTGTACGTACAATTACTGGTGTAGCAACTTCGATTACTGCATTTGTCGGCTACACACCACGAGGTACCTTAAATAAGGCTGTACGCATTTTCAATTTTGGTGATTTTGAACGTGAATTCGGTGGCTTACACCCAAATAGCGAAATTAGCTACTCAATACAGCAATTCTTTTTGAATGGTGGTAGTGATGCTTATGTAGTGCGTGTAGCTCAGGGTGCAAGTGAAGCCAGTACAATACTCAAATATGGATCTAATGACAATGAGAATGCGTTGACAGTAAAAGCTGCTAATGCGGGGAAATGGGGTGAAGACTTATTTGTAACAGTAGATTACGGTAGTTCTCCTCTGACTTTGACAAGTACCTTTAACCTCACAGTCACTCGTCAGGTACAACAAGGTAACAGTCCTAACCTTGTTCCTGTAGAAACTGAAAAGTTTCTCAACCTGAGTATGAATAGCAAGTCTGCTAAATACGCACCAGATGTTGTAAATAGCGGTTCTAAGCTAGTTCGGCTAGAAGTTGCCCCTGGATTATTTAATGGTGCTAGCGAGCAAGGTTATACTCTTAGCGGTGATTTGTCTACCTTCCCCACATTAACTGATAAACAAATCAAAATATCTGGCGTAATTGATGGAGAAGATGCCTTTACGCTGATCTTGGATACTCAGTCATCCTTCCCACCAACCAATATCAGTCAGTTAGTGACAGCTATCAATAATGCTATTACCGCAGCTAACTTAACCTCTCGTCTAGAAGTTTCCAATCAAGGAAATTTAATTAAACTGACTTCTAAGTCCACAAATGCCGAAATTTCCGCTGTACAGGTGACGATCGCCCCAGATAATGATGCCTCCCCAGCTTTGAAACTAGGAATTGATAATGGTGGACAAGAATTCCAAGCTGCGAGAATACGTCGGCCATTAGCTGTAGAAAATGCAAGATTGACTGGTGGTGGAGATGGTAGTCCACCCCAAAGTGCCAATGATATTCTTGGTGGATTTGATGCCAAAACCGGGATATATGCATTGCGAAATGTGGATTTGTTCAACCTGTTAGTTATTCCCGAAACCACCAAGCTAAGTGACGCAGCTGGTAAAGCCGTGATTCAGGAAGCGATCAAATTCTGTGGAGATCGGCGGGCATTTTATATTATCGATCCCCCACCCTCAAAGACTTTTACTGAGATTGGCGATTGGGCTGTAGGTGCTAGTAAAGATAAAAATGCGGCTATCTTTTTTCCCCGAATTTTGGCAGCCGATCCCAAAAAAGATTTCCGTCTGCGGGATTTTCCGGTTTCAGGAGCGATCGCAGGCATTTTTTCGCGCACCGATAGCGATCGCGGTGTATGGAAAGCACCAGCAGGGATTGAGGCTGTTGTCCGTGGCGCTCAGGGGCTAACCTATACCCTAACAGATTCCGAAAATGGAGTTCTCAATCCTTTGGGAATTAATTGTCTACGCACCTTTCCTGCCTATGGAACAATAGTTTGGGGAGCGCGGACTCGTCAAGGAGCCGATCAAGATGCCTCTGAATGGAAATATATTCCTGTCAGAAGGTTGACTTTGTTCTTAGAAGAAAGCCTCTATCGCGGTACTCAGTGGGTAGTGTTTGAACCCAACGACGAGCCGCTGTGGGCGCAAATCCGGCTAAATATTGGTGCGTTTATGAATAACCTATTTCGCCAGGGAGCATTTCAAGGGAAATCGCCCAAAGAAGCCTATTTTGTGAAGTGCGACAGTGAAACTACAACCCAGAATGACATCAATTTAGGCATCGTCAACATCGTTATTGGTTTTGCACCGCTGAAGCCAGCCGAATTCGTGATTTTGAAATTCCAACAAATGGCCGGACAAATTGCCACCTAA